From the genome of Arthrobacter alpinus, one region includes:
- a CDS encoding type II toxin-antitoxin system RelE family toxin: protein MTYQVQLRPAAVRSLKRIDHQDGDRIRGVIVLLGEAPRPPGAKALQGRPDLRVRIGDYRIVYTVDENILVVAVITLGHRSSDHER from the coding sequence ATGACCTACCAAGTCCAATTGCGACCTGCCGCAGTTCGCTCGTTGAAACGAATTGACCATCAGGATGGCGACCGCATTCGTGGAGTCATCGTGCTCCTCGGGGAGGCTCCACGGCCACCAGGTGCCAAAGCCCTCCAAGGGCGTCCCGACCTCAGAGTTCGCATAGGGGACTACCGCATCGTCTACACCGTTGACGAGAACATCCTCGTTGTCGCAGTGATCACCCTCGGTCATCGCAGCAGTGATCACGAACGTTGA